From Nerophis lumbriciformis linkage group LG11, RoL_Nlum_v2.1, whole genome shotgun sequence, one genomic window encodes:
- the rnf208 gene encoding RING finger protein 208, which yields MADLSPAAAGAPFPSLFVVLFPDTMSCLRRQPVAIPMDTVKIIQSEKFPRECAVPVTQPRFAPPPRVAWGGEGQIIVNQACGDLTLDMAAPPPARPVAPPPAPTLRREPSFLAPRKTSANEICYHQFHFKMEDVIVNQYVLRSSSTSSSASSSSGPSAACEPLDCPTCGHTYNFAGKRPRILSCLHSVCEECLQILYESCPKYKFISCPTCRRETVLFTDYGLAALAINTSILSRLPADPNGPVQWGGDADRSCYQTVRQYCQSACTCHVANPLSSCGIM from the coding sequence ATGGCTGACTTGAGCCCGGCGGCAGCAGGCGCTCCTTTCCCGAGCCTCTTTGTGGTCCTCTTCCCAGACACCATGTCTTGCCTCAGGCGTCAGCCGGTGGCCATCCCCATGGACACGGTCAAGATCATCCAGTCGGAGAAGTTCCCCAGGGAGTGCGCCGTGCCCGTCACCCAGCCCCGCTTCGCCCCGCCGCCCAGGGTGGCCTGGGGCGGCGAAGGCCAGATCATCGTCAACCAGGCCTGCGGTGACCTGACGCTGGACATGGCGGCGCCGCCGCCCGCCAGGCCCGTGGCGCCCCCTCCGGCCCCGACCCTGCGCAGGGAGCCCAGCTTCTTAGCGCCGCGCAAAACCAGTGCCAACGAGATCTGCTACCACCAGTTCCACTTCAAGATGGAGGACGTCATCGTCAACCAGTACGTGCTGCGCTCCTCCTCCACCTCGTCGTCCGCGTCCTCGTCCTCGGGGCCGAGCGCGGCCTGCGAGCCCCTAGACTGCCCCACCTGCGGACACACCTACAACTTCGCCGGCAAGCGCCCTCGCATCCTGTCCTGCCTGCACTCGGTGTGCGAGGAGTGCCTGCAGATCCTCTACGAGTCGTGTCCCAAGTACAAGTTCATCTCCTGCCCCACCTGCCGCCGCGAGACGGTGCTGTTCACCGACTACGGCCTGGCGGCCCTCGCCATCAACACCAGCATCCTGAGCCGGCTGCCCGCCGACCCCAACGGGCCGGTGCAGTGGGGCGGGGACGCCGACCGCAGCTGCTACCAGACGGTGCGGCAGTACTGCCAGTCGGCCTGCACCTGCCACGTGGCCAACCCGCTGTCGTCCTGCGGCATCATGTAG